The following coding sequences lie in one Psychrilyobacter atlanticus DSM 19335 genomic window:
- a CDS encoding patatin-like phospholipase family protein: MGNSALILEGGGMRGIFRSGVLDAFLEKDIHLPYVIGVSMGAYTGASYITNQRCWNKEVLIECMLSDDFFDMKRIFTNESILHSDFVFIMMNKFKNPFDYCAFNKSTKRFLSVATNVETGRPHYFEKNKINCFEKTLKASCAYPGLTDFVKIRDNYYIDGGVSDPIPYKKALLDGNKKLLIVLTRPKGYVERSPWYLNASSVVYKEYPNLIEILKKRHEKYNKTLEELEKLEEKGIAYLIRPDSNISILTRDFEKLNKSYNEGYEKVVKKAEEIQLFLND, translated from the coding sequence ATGGGAAATAGTGCTTTAATCCTCGAGGGTGGAGGTATGAGAGGAATTTTTAGATCAGGTGTTTTAGATGCTTTTTTAGAAAAAGATATTCATCTACCCTATGTTATAGGTGTTTCTATGGGAGCTTATACAGGGGCCTCATATATAACTAATCAAAGGTGTTGGAACAAAGAAGTGCTGATAGAATGCATGCTTAGCGATGATTTTTTTGATATGAAAAGGATCTTTACCAATGAGAGTATCCTGCATTCAGATTTTGTTTTTATTATGATGAATAAATTTAAAAACCCTTTTGATTACTGTGCTTTCAATAAGAGTACTAAAAGATTTTTATCTGTAGCAACAAATGTTGAGACTGGCCGGCCTCACTATTTTGAAAAAAATAAAATAAATTGTTTCGAAAAAACTTTAAAAGCATCCTGTGCCTATCCTGGATTAACAGATTTTGTAAAAATCAGGGACAACTACTATATTGATGGAGGAGTGTCCGATCCAATTCCGTATAAGAAAGCTCTACTGGATGGGAATAAAAAATTATTGATTGTTTTAACTCGTCCAAAAGGATATGTTGAAAGATCACCATGGTATCTCAATGCTTCATCTGTAGTTTATAAAGAGTATCCTAATTTGATTGAAATTTTAAAGAAGAGGCATGAAAAATATAATAAAACTCTGGAAGAGTTGGAAAAATTAGAAGAAAAAGGAATTGCATATCTAATAAGACCCGATAGTAATATTTCCATATTAACCAGAGATTTTGAAAAATTAAATAAGAGTTATAATGAAGGTTATGAAAAAGTTGTAAAAAAAGCAGAGGAGATCCAATTATTTTTAAATGACTAA